The Deinococcus sp. KNUC1210 nucleotide sequence GAAGGAGGGCAACAGCGTCAGCGCCGCCTCTGCCAACTCCGACCAGCGGGGAATGTCGGGCATAGTGTCTTGCGACGCAGATGGACGGCTGAAATAAGCCCAGCACCCTATCGAGACCGCTCCCAGTGTCCACAGGACATTCAGGGGCCCCGAAGCACTGTACTGAAATGTACCGGCCTGGGTCTGATAGATGGCGTCTGCCACAAGGAACAACACCAGGCCAATTCCCAGGAGCGGAAAGCGGCGGGCAACTGGACTATGAGGACTCCACAGCGCGATCAGGACAGCCATCATCAACAGAATCAGGTCGCCGAGAGGGTAGGCCAGCGCGATCCAGGGCTGATATTCGAAGGGGTGAGGGCTGGCCCTCAGAATCAGATTCCAATACAGCAGGCCGGTCGCCAGGCTGATCATGACGGCGTCGAGAGTAAATCTCACGTCGCCCCGCTGCCCCTTGCCGATCTCACCCACCAGCCAGAGGCCGACCGCGAAACAGAGCGCCAGACCGAAATACCCCACGTCAGCGAATGACGGGTAAGGCGAGATGGACGTAAAGTTGTCAAGCACTGCGAAATAAAGCTGCCCGACGCTCCAGCTCAGCAGACCGAACGAGAAGAACCGCCAGCCCCAGGCCACCTTTCCCTGAAAGGACGCAGAACGCCGCCACAACAGAGCAGCAGACGATAGATACGCCGGTATAAAGATCAGATCCCCGATCAGTCGCGAAGAGCTGATGCCTTGATTCAGAAGGGTCCAAAGAAGATGAGCGACACCTGATAACAACAATAAGCACACGAGTACCGTTTCGACAGATACTCCTGACCGAAGCTGATGAGAAGGGCGCGGCTGTACTTCCTCTGGCTGCATACCCTAACGTACCGTCAGATCCCTTACACTTAGATGACCAACCGGCAAGCTTCAGAAACGGAATAACTTTTTCCCGCCTCCAGATTGTTCTGGCATCCATTCGGACAGAGAAAGGTCAGATAGCCTCTCCTGTATAAAAAATAACTTTATCGGCAGTGTAGTGGAAGATGCTGCATTTGTTTCTACGTCCAATTGTAATATCAGACTTCTTTGCACTTTATATTTTTTCACAACCCTGACTATTTGGAAACTGTTCCAAATGAATTGTATCGAGCTGACAACAAACACCTGTGGCGAATGTTCTTCGACTAGCCGTCAGATTTCGGCTACACCGCTCATCAGCTGGCAAGCGTGACGTACCCAGTTCCTGACATTCGCGACAAGCTCTGCTCTCATTGAGCATCGGGCAGGCGTTGCCGAAGGTCAGCCAGCACAGTAGAGGCATGGGTATCCGGGTCCACGTCTGTCCAGTGATACTGAACGTGTCCCTCGGGACCGATCAGAAACGTTTCCCGTCGTGCGAAGGTAACGTTTTCCCCTTCGACTTCCAGTGTCTCCAGCACGCCGTATTGCTGACTCAACTTGTACGCCGCGTCCGAGATCAGTGGAAACTTGAGCACGCAGAAATCGCGGAAATACTGCTGCTGTTCGGTGTTATCTACGCTCACACCAATGACCTGCACGCCCAGTTGCTCGAACTCTGGAAGGAGGGTCTGAAAGCGGCGCGATTCCATGACACAGTGCGGATGGTTGCCACGCGGGAAAAAAAACAGCACTGTCCACCCCTCGTCGCTCGAAGTCTCCGGGGGGCGGCGCGACGTGATAAACGGCAAAAACGGCGGAGCAGGATCACCAATCTTGAGAGCCATGCCGCACTGTAAGGGGTCAGGTGCTCTGTAGTCGCCCAAATTTTTGACGAATTCGCAAGTGGTGATACTGACCGTTCGCAAAGGAAAGCGGTCAGACCCGAAACCAGGAATGATCAGCACCAGCAGATGTAACCTGGCCACACTGGGCATGGGCCACAGCATCAGGCTAAGCACGAAAATCTTAGGAGAGGTTATGCACAGCAACACAGTTCAGCAGACAGGCGATGCGTCCCGCATGATCGACGAAAGGATAAGAGAGCTGGGCGACTGGCGCGGTGATGTCCTGGCACGGTTGAGAACGCTCATCCGACAGGCCGATCCCGACGTGACGGAAGAGTGGAAATGGAAGGTGCCGGTATGGTCACACGGTGGAATCATCTGCACCGGAGAGACGTACAAAAGCGCTGTGAAACTGACCTTCGCCAAGGGTGCCGCCCTCGAAGATCCGTCAGGTCTTTTCAATTCGAGCCTTGAAGGCAAAACCAGGCGAGCTATCGATATACGCGAGGGCGAGACGGTTGACGAGGAGGCTCTGAAAGCCCTGATTCGTGCAGCTATAAGCCTGAACAGCTCACGTACACGCGGCTAAGACAGACACACGATCTGCCGCCCATCTTCAGTTCAACCGCGCGCCGCGTTCCAGCGACAGCATTCGCATCGCGCAGGCCGCAGAGCCGAGCATCAGCGCACTCGTGGTGCCGCCTACCAGTCCCAGATAGGCCGCAGCATGCAGCGATTCATAGGCGATCTCCAGCGGTTTCTTGCCCGCTGAAGCCAGCCTCTGAAACCAGCTCTGTCCCAACTCGGCGGCGTCAGTACCGGGATTACCGTCCAGATGAATGACTGCTGCAGCATGACGTTCCAGTTCGGCAGCGCAGTCCACCAACAGATCATGATTCTG carries:
- a CDS encoding peroxiredoxin, with the protein product MPSVARLHLLVLIIPGFGSDRFPLRTVSITTCEFVKNLGDYRAPDPLQCGMALKIGDPAPPFLPFITSRRPPETSSDEGWTVLFFFPRGNHPHCVMESRRFQTLLPEFEQLGVQVIGVSVDNTEQQQYFRDFCVLKFPLISDAAYKLSQQYGVLETLEVEGENVTFARRETFLIGPEGHVQYHWTDVDPDTHASTVLADLRQRLPDAQ
- a CDS encoding DUF1801 domain-containing protein: MHSNTVQQTGDASRMIDERIRELGDWRGDVLARLRTLIRQADPDVTEEWKWKVPVWSHGGIICTGETYKSAVKLTFAKGAALEDPSGLFNSSLEGKTRRAIDIREGETVDEEALKALIRAAISLNSSRTRG